The DNA region CCCAGAGCAAGAATTGGAACAGCCAATACAATAGCTGAAGCTGATTTTATCGCTCCTTTCATAGCTATTGCCGCAAGTAAAAATCCAAGCAACTGAGCTCCTGTATCTCCCATAAATATAGATGCAGGATTAAAATTATAAGGTAAAAATCCTAATATAGCTCCTGCTAATATAATGGTTAAAGTAATTACTTCCATATCTGCCATTCCACTTAAAAATGCAACTACGGTCATGGTAACACAGGCTATGAATGCAAGGCCTGCTGAAAGTCCGTCTAAACCATCAATTAAATTAAAGGCATTAGTAACTCCTATAACCCAAAGCATTGTTAAGGGTATTGCAATAAAGTTTGTAATACTTATGTATAGATTCACATCACTAACAGGATTTGTAATTACTGATATCATTATCTTAAAAGATATTAACACACAGGCAGCAGCAATCTGAAAGATCAGTTTTTGCCATGGTCTTATGTTATATTTATCATCTATTACTCCACCAATAACTATAATTAAGCTTCCTACTATTATTCCTATTTCCGGTTCATTTATTGGACCTTTCTTTAAAAAAATCATAATTACAAAAGCTATATAAATAGCTAATCCGCCTAATTTTGGAATTGGCTTTTTATGTACTCTTCTACCATCCTTAGGAATATCTACCACTTTAAAGATGCAAGCTAGCTTTCTAATCAAAGGTGTACTTATAAACGAAATAACTGCAGAAAGTATTGCTATTAAATATAAATTTTCCATATTTATTTTCCTCTTAACTATGTAATTATTTTTCTAAACAAAATATACTTAATATCCCATTTCATCCTGAAGAGAATCATCCTCCTCTATCCACAAATCAGTATCTATAACTCTATAATTATGTTTTGTATCCCGTATAATCACTTTTTTAATTCCTGAATTGATAATTAACCTCTTGCACATAGTGCATGAGTTAGCATTTTTAACATATTCTCCAGTTTTTACATCTCTGCCAACTAAATACAAATTAGCTCCAAGCATATCTCTTCTTGAAGCACTAATTATAGCATTGGCTTCTGAATGCACAGACCTACATAATTCATA from Clostridium pasteurianum BC1 includes:
- a CDS encoding MraY family glycosyltransferase; the encoded protein is MENLYLIAILSAVISFISTPLIRKLACIFKVVDIPKDGRRVHKKPIPKLGGLAIYIAFVIMIFLKKGPINEPEIGIIVGSLIIVIGGVIDDKYNIRPWQKLIFQIAAACVLISFKIMISVITNPVSDVNLYISITNFIAIPLTMLWVIGVTNAFNLIDGLDGLSAGLAFIACVTMTVVAFLSGMADMEVITLTIILAGAILGFLPYNFNPASIFMGDTGAQLLGFLLAAIAMKGAIKSASAIVLAVPILALGLPIYDTLFAIIRRKVNGKSIAEADKGHLHHRLLDMGLTQRQAVIIMYFISIVLGFIAIIVMQLTNKRAYMVLTIVIIAIVFSAWKFGLFKHKS
- a CDS encoding deaminase, with protein sequence MERRDKYNYYLDIAETVLERGTCLRRNYGSIIVKNDEIISTGYTGAPRGRKNCSDIAFCRREKLNVPRGTQYELCRSVHSEANAIISASRRDMLGANLYLVGRDVKTGEYVKNANSCTMCKRLIINSGIKKVIIRDTKHNYRVIDTDLWIEEDDSLQDEMGY